In Aedes albopictus strain Foshan chromosome 3, AalbF5, whole genome shotgun sequence, the genomic window TTTATATCTCTACTAAAAAACCTTTATAAAtaatattgttatttttttttaattttcgtttCAGGTGAGTTCATATCCTTCATCCTAAACCACCAAATCGACGGTCTGGCATTGGTAACTATTGAACTTGGTTGTTTATAAACGGTCTTGTCTTTTAATTTAACTGAACCCAAGCAGCATCGAACCAAAGTTCTGAGCAGAATGGTCAAAGCTCTTAGCAGAATAGACTCAGAATGCTAAACCGGATTTCCTGGAAGTCCTGAGTAGCATTTGCTCACGATCCTGATTGCCTTAGAATGCTGAGTAGCATTGGTTCAGAACCCTCAGAAAAATTGGCTCAAAGTTAAGAGCAGAATTGGCGCATAATCGTGATTTGAATTGGTTTGAATTTCTGCACTGGTTTATGGCTCATAATGCTGAGCACACTTGACTTGGAATCTTGACATAGAGTCTTGACCGGCATTAATTTAGAAACCTGAACACGTTTAATTCAGTCTCAGAGACCTATGGagatcgtagcaggctgtgcgcgcgagcggttGCGCTCTCGAAACTGTCACGCGTTATTTTGAATATGTGCGAAAAGTGcttgcaaattgatcttcggTGATCAACATATTTCTCTCAGCTGACAATTCAGTGGATCACGTTGCGTTGGGTAGGATAATTCAACGGTAATCGGCTAATTTTCGCGTGATTTCCGTGTACACTCCGTCCTTAATTTACGTCCACTATCGGGGGAACGTAAACCAAATTGGacgtaaaaaaatcagagcacTTTCCAATTTGCATTGAAATACACATGCTAGATGCTAGTTTACCTTCACCATGTGTTCGGCAAAGCTTGAGTACTGACCAAGGGCTATCACATGTGGCCATTCACTATTTGGAATTATGACcgcagatggcaacactgatcgatctacataaGACCGTCCATTAACTGGGGGTGTTGCTAGTTCACAATTAAAGTTTCAGCTTCTCTATCTCGGAATCGATAGCAATGAAATAATGTGGTGCACTTGAGGTATACCATAACATTTTCGAACATCGAATGGCTTCTCTCACACCGGATCTGTGATATTGTGCTATATGTGAATTCACATGACCAGTGTTGCTAGCTACTACAAAAATGATGTGTTATTAAATGACGTCAAAAATTTCTGTATTGTAAAATGACGCCAACGATGCCACTTGACTTCTACGTAATCTTAACTGAACTATCGAATTCGATACATCATCTCAAAATAGTGTTGATCGATGCTTAACattatgcagtgttgccagttgcagAGATAATTTTAAAGGATCAGATTTTACAAAGAGAAGTACTTAAGGTTAATCTAGATGACTACCTGATATTGTTTTACGTTACTTCAAACTACAATGAACATGAACACCATCCCAATTGAAGTGAATTATATTATATCCACATTTTTATTTAGAGTTaagcagtgttgccagctttACAAAAACGTTCTATGCAACATGAACAGCTTCTGACGTCTACTTAAATTATGCAGAAGAGTCTTCCACATTGCATACATTCATATGTATATATTCAGCAATATATGATTCAATTTGAACATTGTTGCCATCTATCACAAGAAATAATGACATCAGAAGCTACCACTGGTTGGCCATTGTTGTCCATTCGAACATTACAGAATATTACATGTGTATATTAACCAAACTATTGAAGGTTTAgagcaatgattgaaatggacgttaATCTAAGTTTTGGACGTAAAAATTGGACGTAAATCAATCCGACATAAAATAAACGGAGGTAAAATAAGGTCGGAGTGTAGTTTTTTAGTGATATTGCTACTGAATGTCCGGGAGACGCAAATGGAAGTAAAAAATTTCGCCTTCAGAGTATACTGGAATTCGAATAATTTGGCGAGTCTGTTTCTGTAGAACGTGTTGGTGTCTAAACGTTGactaaacgtatcctttggactaAACACTTCCatcaacaacacccaaattcctgtGACACCTAGGTTTGAGGTCCCACAAACATGTTCTCCAAAAACATTAGCTCACACGGGCTTGCGGACAGGGAGCTGAATTTAATTAGTTTATGTGTTTTCAtagaataaaatttattatttCATTGGTTATTAAAAATCTTACAAAATATATGTATTAACTTAATGAGATATCGATAATTGTACTGTAAAATCATTGATTTCAAGCTCCTGTTAAAGTGGTACCATTTATTTCGGCACCATCTTCAGCACCATACCATTCGCTGCACCCAACGTGGCATATCCTTTCTCGAAGACCGGCGGCACTTCAGTTTTCTCGGTCCTCTCCAGCCGGAAGTTCAACACCAAGTAGTACACCATACACTTCAGCTCCATCATCGCAAACCGCATCCCAATGCAATTCCTAGGCCCAATCCCGAACGGCAGATAGGTGTATGGTTTTATCTCACCCTTACGCTGCTCGCTGAACCGCTCCGGGTCGAATTTATCCGGTTCTGGATAGTAGTTGGGATCGCGGTGAATGCCGTGGATCGGTATCCAAACGCCTGTGCCTTTTTCCAAAAGACACTGCAAACCCTGTCCGTCGTCCAGCGTGTAGTCCTGAACGCACAGTCGATCCACGGCTGGATTCGAGGGCCACATACGAAGCGTCTCCGATAGGACCATGTCCAGGTATTTCATGGTGTTCAAAGCCTCGAATGTAATCGATCGTCCTTTCAGCGACTGATGAATGTCTGCAATTTCCGCGGAGAGTTTTTCCTGAACGTCCGGGTTCAACGCTAGTTCGTACGCCAGGAAGGTCAGAGTCGACGAAACCGTATCGAATCCAGCGAAGAAGAAGGTCCAACACTGTCCGATCATTTCACTCTCGGTAATGGTAACTTTGGGCAGCGATGGTGTCACTTCGGAGACTTCCTGTTGCTGATCATCTTCCTGCTGGTTCGTTACCATCCCACCTTTCCGAAGCTGCATCAACTGGTGTACCATATCCGGACGAATGACATCGCTTGCTTCTCTTGTTCGGACCGCTTCCTTGATCAACCCCGAAAAGTAATCGCTACTCTCCTGACTGATCAAGTCGATCCCGAAACGGTTCATGAACCACGGCGTAAACCAATAGGCGGCGATCTTCAACTGCGTTTTGAAATTCCCAAAAACCATCATCTTTTTCACATTGCGATAGAATTCGTTGTCGCGATCGCTCGACGAATTAAACTTGATCCCGAACGCACACGTCGCGATCACATCGCTCGAAAATCGCTCAAACACGTCTCTCACATCCCACTCCTTGGCGCCTTGCTCCCGGTAGTGCGTCACCAACGCTTCACAGCACTCGACGATCAGCTCGAACATGCCCTTTACGTTCAGTTCGGCAAAGGCCGGATCAACCATCGATCGCATCGTTTTCCACTTCTGTCCGTTCAGGGCATACAACGTTTTGACCGCGATCAGGTTCGGGTGATCGCCGTGATCGGCGCCAATGAGCGGCCGATGGTCAGTGAAATGATCGAAATCGTCGACGGCGATCTTTCTGATCAGCTCGGGATCACGCAGAACGTACAACGGTAGGACGGTATTCATCAAGCCAAATACCCTACAAGTGTGAGTAGTTGAAAATCGATATATTAGTGGCGCCTCCATGTCTGCGTTTCTGTTGTACTTACTTGGCGTCCGGGAAGCTATCGTAGGTGCTTTTGACGTATTCGGTGAAGGACACTCGAGACAGCATCATCGGTTTGGTTGCACCCAGCAGCAGTGGGCCCGGAAGCGACGGGATCGGTTTGTTGCGAAAGTAATCATTTTTACGCGCCAGAAATCGATAGAGGAGTGCCAGCAGTATCAGAAGCAGCAGCGCTAATGCTGCGAGAACGTATATGATGACCATGTCCATGTCCGCGGGCGATGGCAGTGCGTCGTAGACTGATTCCGTTTTCGGTCGGACGGAACCGAGGGGGAAGATTGAAAACACGCAACAGATGTCATTAATTCAGTTGATAGGGTGGGTCTACAGgggaatttcgaaaattttgtaaataGGTCTGTGGCTCTAAAATTCATGAatgtattaaggacagacttgttagaatcccaaaatggccgccacaatggccggctttggcacctactcacgatttcgagcgcacaaatctcttcgtaaacaaaactagcgcacctgatcttcttgtttcaagcttattacaagtgagcaagaacagaataatcaaatccattgttatttgaagcttgcctcttgagatttgtgcgtttgaagttctgatgcacttttgaagcgggatttaaagacgtttgtccttaaaacatGTTGTGGTCGTCATCCAAATatacatatttattttatttttttttatgttttaggGAACCACCCTATGCGCATAAGCGAAATAAAAAAACGGAACACAAGCTATTATTCTACATTTGACTGGAAGTGTGGGTGGGGTGGCCTAGGAGTGAGTCACATATTTTATTATTTCTCGCTACGATGCTCCACACCAAACAACTCAACAAGCATTGAAACATTCAACAAGTGAAAGTGATGGGTGTGACGTCTTTCCAGAGGAACATTGGGAAGCCTCCTAGGGTTTATGAGAGAGAAATGGGAGATTGTTTCCCCAGAATTGATaatgtttcaatagtttttttatgtatcttttgagcattgtttttccTTCGTAAAACTTATTTTATATTTCTGTCATTTGCATGATATGGcatacatttttgttttgttttattttacatTACACCCAAAAATGTTAAGGGAGCTACAGACTTACCTACTAGTCCGCATTGTCACTATTGGCATTTGTCTCAATCGTTCTGAGCTTATCAATAATAACCTGCAAGCTTCTAAACTTTATCAACACCAATAATCTGTCTCTAACCGACTTCTTAATGtatcgttaaggacagacttgttagaatcccaaaatggccgccacaatggccgactttggcacctactcacgatttcaagggcacaaatctctttgtaaacaaaaccagcgcacttgagctttttattttaagctaattacaagtgagcaagaacagaataataaaatacattgttgtttgaagcttgcttcttgagatttgtgcgtttgaagttttgatgcaatgttgaagcgggatttcaagacgtttgtccttaaactcgAGGCCATCCTCCGTTAGATTTATGAAAGCTTTCTCTACTTTGTGTTGCTAATCTAAAGAGTACAGGCATCCGATGATAACGCCGTTCCGCTGCAACGTTGATTAGTCAACTTGTAGGTCATAATCGAGGTTAACTCGTTTGCGATCCAAACGATTGAATTGGAGCCATCACAACACACGTAGGGTAAAAACAATAGACTTCGCTCCCCCAAAATTCTGCCTTTATCTTCGCTactttatatatataaaaaaaatggggcaaagactagagcagtggcgaagtctagcgCTTTTACCGGCTtttacggcttttcgggcccgtatgaagttgatcaccaatattaacttcttttcccgatcagcctagatagctgtgtagtgtcggtagcggttagttcaactggctaagaatagcactacggaccgcctgttccagtggtaggaatccactaatcaggtgacccctaattcatggtgttatgcggctttacgcttaccgtgcctaggaatgaatggttaggggggtcttataaaaacctaatcgcaaacggagcctgtggagtaccagggcaccctccacagtatttgcccttactgtgctaaccggagcaatagcgcggtggaccttgtgtttctccgagacaatcagctgcccttcttcaatctcatacttgagactgaataagggcgggattatgaagatgttattaattagtttagattttcacctatatggtttcgcactatgcgttttacacagtgtattctgtgaatcctcgcctttggcgcactcaaatcgataccgatctggctttattgttgctgttcttttttgtgctgtgattgttaagagtttaatcttgcctagtttgggtagtggctacggttaggatagctcagatcaatcttcagcacaaaagaacagcaacgatcaatctttgtagacttatgcaaaatggtacagcccaagtggcgttagtccaagaaccttactttcgtaaggggaatttctatttaggaaaccttgtgaatccggtgtttgctactttcagtaaaaatgaaatggcaaactcacgtgtcatgcctcgagcatgtgtgcttgtcaacaacgcaatcgttgctacactcatctctgaactaactaccagagatatatgtgctatcacaattgatgtatctgttggaaacctcaacaggaaatacgtttattgttcggtttatttaccgcatgatgaaccatcccctacggatgctttcaagcaagtcattgcatactgcacttcaaaaggccttccgctaattgttggtagtgatgctaatgctcaccatataatctgggacagctcagacatcaatttgagaggctccagtttgatggaatacttaagtagtacagatcttggattacttaacataggcaaccgcccaaccttcatggtatctggtagagaggaagtgttagacataacgctttgctctagcagaattagtcatgagctgaccaattggcatgtgtcagatgaagaatctttatctgaccatcgttacatcttgtttgaacatgtgaatgttacttcgcaaactttgcgtttcaggaatccccggtcaaccaactgggatctctttaccgatttggttgcagccaaatttcatggatactcaccatcaattgacactccaagtgatttagatgatgccgttgatactacaacggccttcatcatggacgcttttgaagaagcctgccctctgcggtctgtgaagaccacgagaggaaccccttggtggaactccgatctggcgaagctcaggaaacaatgtagaaagagttggaacagacgacgttcggctggatcggaggctttcaggtcggctcgcaaggcctaccagaaagctcttcggtctgctgaacgatccggctggaaaaacctttgtacaaatgtttccagtctgagtgaagccagtcgattgaacaaaatccttgcaaaatctaaggattttcaagtgaacgaacttcgtttgccaaatggtgatttcacttcctctgatgaggaagttttagaatgtttattcagtacacacttccccggatgtgtagatattacatcttcggatgaacctgatgtcttttcttgtagttatgattctttagcttcggctcggagtatcataactttagaatcgattgaatgggcacttaatagctttgctcctttcaaatctcctggggcagatgggatttatcctattttgcttcagaagggatttgatcatttcaaacatgttttgaaacaactacttgtttgcagttttgctacagggtatattcccaaatcctggcgggatattactgtgaagtttattccgaaagtgggtcgcgcgtcgtatgaagaagcaaagagcttcagacctatcagtttgacctcttttcttctgaaatgcttagaacgcatagtcgatcatcacatccgtgatgttcatctggccaatgtgcctcttcatgtgaaccaacatgcttaccaatctggaaagtccactgtgactcttttacacaaggttgtttacgatatcgagaaggcattcgctcaaaagcaatcctgcttgggtgttttcttagatatcgagggtgcctttgacaacgtgcctttcgatgccatattggaagccgcacggggtcatggtatatctccaatgatttccaattggattcaccaaatgctcaaaaaccgacatctcttctcgacattgcgtcaagcggcgattaggaaattgagtgtttgtggatgcccccaagggggagtcttatcaccacttttatggaatctcgtagcagatacgctattgaggcaactcaataatagcggttttcctacttatggttttgccgacgactacctaacattgttagtcggtatgtgcatcagcacccttttcgacctgatgcaaaacgctcttcaggtagttgagggttggtgtcgccaatatggcctttcggtaaatccgagtaaaacatctattgttcttttcacggaaaagcgaaaccgtaatggtgttcgaactttacgtctctttgattctgaaatcaatgtgactgaacaggtaaagtacgttggagtcattcttgattccaaactttcctggacacctcatgttgagttcagaatcaagaaagcttgtatggccttcgggcaatgccggcgaacctttggtacaacttggggtctaaaacccaagtatatcaaatggatctacacaactgttgttcggccaatattggcctatggatgccttgtgtggtggcaaaagggcgaagtgagaacggtccaatcaaagttaggccatctccaaaggatgtgcttaatggcgatgtctggagcgttctcttcaactcccacggcagctctcgaagttctctttgacgttgccccactacacattcatctcaaacaagaagcactttcttgcacttaccgtctatgggtactcggtttactagaggaaactcctgtgaaccgcagtttaacacacacctcgttgtttccacttttggtgaattgggacaaagttgtccttgctccaagtgatcttacaattgcttgtaattttccatataggacattttccacgaaattcccttcccgggaagagtggacatctggttatctggagagaagtatttcagacggcatcgtatgttacactgatggctcccttctcgaaggtcgagcaggtgctggtgtttattctcgtgagctaaggctgtatcagtcttattcacttggtagacactgcaccgtttttcaggccgaaatctttgctcttatgtgcggagtgcaatcagcacttcagcagcacgtaatgggcaaagtaatatatttctgttcagatagccaggctgctattaaagcacttgcttcggccaactctaggtcgaagatagttatcgcttgtcgaactcaaattgaggagctgaattcagcaaacgctgttcaccttgtatgggtacctggccattcttccatcgctggaaatgaattggctgatgagttagctcgcactggagcatcacatgacttcattggccctgagccagctattccggtatccaagtgttgggtgaagcttcggattgacacctgggctgccactcagcacaaacaatactggaatagtttggagtcatgtcgtcaaacaaaattgtattgtactgagccatctctacgggtggcgaagtatctaactaatctgtctaagcagaattgcagcatgctggtcaaagcattgactggccactgccgactcagctatcacatggcgaatattcagcaagctgattcatttgcatgtgatagctgtgaatccgattatggaacttcgtatcatttaatatgtaacagtccagtttttgcgcaattgcgtttccgagtactcgggaaacacttattaagtgaaactgacttcagaaacctgaatcttcaggacgttctgttgttcttgacccgctgtggtaaagagctataggctctctttacgctttatgcattatcacagtgcccttttcagggcgctgttcgaacccattgtggcacgcttatgcgttattacagtgtccttttcaggacgctatgtgaacccattgtggtacgcttttgcgagtatgacgatcctattcccttacctgtcctttcccatgtcctatcctttttccttcccttctccgtcaggtaaatgatgaataggctcgtgttcatggcgatggcacaaatttcccgaatggaggagaacgtgcctctagagccgacctactgatacctgatacctactaGTCCGCATTGTCACTATTGGCATTTGTCTCAATCGTTCTGAGCTTATCAATAATAACCTGCAAGCTTCTAAACTTTATCAACACCAATAATCTGTCTCTAACCGACTTCTTAATGtatcattaaggacagacttgttagaatcccaaaatggccgccacaatggccgactttggcacctactcacgatttcaagggcacaaatctctttgtaaacaaaaccagcgcacttgagctttttattttaagctaattacaagtgagcaagaacagaataataaaatacattgttgtttgaagcttgcttcttgagatttgtgcgtttgaagttttgatgcaatgttgaagcgggatttcaagacgtttgtccttaaactcgAGGCCATCCTCCGTTAGATTTATGAAAGCTTTCTCTACTTTGTGTTGCTAATCTAAAGAGTACAGGCATCCGATGATAACGCCGTTCCGCTGCAACGTTGATTAGTCAACTTGTAGGTCATAATCGAGGTTAACTCGTTTGCGATCCAAACGATTGAATTGGAGCCATCACAACACacgtagggtaaaaacactagacttcgctccCCCAAAATTCTGCCTTTATCTTCGCTactttatatatataaaaaaatggggcaaagactagagcagtggcgaagtctagcgCTTTTACCCTATTGCGTAATAGCCTAATCTGTTTTGTCTAAAAATAGCACGGTCAATTaccaactgaaaaaaaaacgaaatacagATTGTACATATTATTTTCACTGCActgtggtccacgaaccagatttacgaggaaagatgcattcagcgccttaaaatgagtttttagacaaatatggtcttctacaaaataaggccctctttccaatgtgcatgaaaattagggtaatccatattttcaaagaaattggaaattaaacttttttatttgcaagaataactatatacattcttcgggaaagttgtagatctatcaattttgagcaagtttgctgaagacagtttttatgtagctttaaaattgtccgatctagagatatttttttgaataagctAAGGGTGGTTCAATAAAAACCGGATTTCTgacattaactttttcagttcctatttttcatcaaagtcgcccgagaaacacttgtagagcatccGAAGAcgtgtcgtttcgtgcgctgagaaggtTGTTATCtattttggttcaatagtttcaggtgtttttcttaaaaaatcatagtttttttgaaaaagtgatttgacGGGTTTGGGCAAACATGAAAAAATTCTTTTGCCCGAATTCAGAAGAAGAAATGttattataaaacatataaaaaatcagAGGAGTGTTATTTTTGTACTGAAGTAAACAACACTTGAAAGGTGCctgttttttctaaaaaaatatccataTCTTTTGAGCGGAATGACGTAGCCACATTCTCAGCGGACGAAAATGCACGTGTtttgaagctctaaaagtggttcctagactactttgacgagaaatttgaaacaaaaaagataaagcaatacaactctattttttatatgttctataccaacatttcttctttttaatgcggGCTAAAGATGTTTTTATGtgtgccccaacccgtcatatcacctttttaaaaaaatatgattttttaagaaaacacctgtaactatagAACCAAAAGGGATAAGGATCagctcagcgcacgaaacgacgcgtcttcgg contains:
- the LOC134289746 gene encoding probable cytochrome P450 9f2; the encoded protein is MDMVIIYVLAALALLLLILLALLYRFLARKNDYFRNKPIPSLPGPLLLGATKPMMLSRVSFTEYVKSTYDSFPDAKVFGLMNTVLPLYVLRDPELIRKIAVDDFDHFTDHRPLIGADHGDHPNLIAVKTLYALNGQKWKTMRSMVDPAFAELNVKGMFELIVECCEALVTHYREQGAKEWDVRDVFERFSSDVIATCAFGIKFNSSSDRDNEFYRNVKKMMVFGNFKTQLKIAAYWFTPWFMNRFGIDLISQESSDYFSGLIKEAVRTREASDVIRPDMVHQLMQLRKGGMVTNQQEDDQQQEVSEVTPSLPKVTITESEMIGQCWTFFFAGFDTVSSTLTFLAYELALNPDVQEKLSAEIADIHQSLKGRSITFEALNTMKYLDMVLSETLRMWPSNPAVDRLCVQDYTLDDGQGLQCLLEKGTGVWIPIHGIHRDPNYYPEPDKFDPERFSEQRKGEIKPYTYLPFGIGPRNCIGMRFAMMELKCMVYYLVLNFRLERTEKTEVPPVFEKGYATLGAANGMVLKMVPK